A portion of the Punica granatum isolate Tunisia-2019 chromosome 7, ASM765513v2, whole genome shotgun sequence genome contains these proteins:
- the LOC116214213 gene encoding probably inactive leucine-rich repeat receptor-like protein kinase At3g28040, which translates to MMKKKMKRPSPSCSCSISLLLLYSSLIFLSSSLSVAFPVQLNDDVLGLIVFKSDLVDPSSSLESWSEDDDFPCSWPFVLCEPSTSRVTELHLDGLGLSGKIGRGLQKLQHLKVLSLSGNNFTGTSISPGLTLPSNLQRLNLSNNGLSGRIPTSLINMSSIAFIDLSGNSFSGPLPDDFFTGCLSLRYISLADNMLEGPIPSTLSSCSLVNNLDFSNNRFTGIPNFASGFWTMQRLRVLDLANNRLSGSVPSGVPALHNLKQLILKGNQFSGPLPADLGLCPHLSVLDFSNNLFTGELPESIQRLNFLTSLSFSSNLLTGDFPDWIGNMTSLESIEFSRNRFTGSLATSMANLQALKLLSISENGITGSIPSSLVSCSKLSVIRLRRNSLTGQIPENLFNLGLEEVDISNNALVGSIPAGASKFLYSLQILDLSGNNLTGVIPEEMGLFSSLRYLNLSWNKLHSKIPSEFGYFQNLTILDLRNNGFYGSIPGDICNSGSMGILQLDGNSFTGPIPEEIGNCSSLYLLSLSHNHLSGPIPNSLSTLSNLRILKLEFNELIGEIPQSLGKLENLLAVNMSYNRLIGRLPTGGIFPSLDESALQGNLGICSPLLSGPCQMNVPKPLVLDPYAYGNQIDGHKDRDGESSSSSLHHHVFLSVSAIVAISAALLIACGVIAITVLNASARRRLAFVNAALESMCSSSSRSGSLASGRLIMFDSKSASHESISNPQALLNKASEIGEGVFGTVYKVPLGVQGRIVAIKRLITSTLTQYQEDFDREVRVLGKARHPNLISLRGYYWTPQQQLLVTDYTPNGSLQSKLHERLPSTPPLSWAVRFKIIVGTAKGLSHLHHSIRPPIIHYNLKPSNILLDENFNPKIADFGLARLLTKLDRHVMSNRFQSAPGYVAPELACQSLRVNEKCDVYGFGILILELVMGRRPVEYGEDNVVILCDHVRALLEQGNVLDSVDLSMGEYPEDEVLPVLKLALVCTSQIPSSRPSMAEVVQILQVIRTPVPHRMDAF; encoded by the exons atgatgaagaagaagatgaagagaccCAGTCCCAGTTGTTCTTGTTCCATCTCTTTGCTACTTCTCTACTCGTCGCTAATCTTCctctcatcttctttgtcGGTGGCCTTTCCCGTCCAGCTCAACGACGACGTCCTTGGCCTCATCGTGTTCAAGTCCGACCTCGTTGACCCGTCATCTTCCCTCGAGTCTTGGTCTGAGGACGACGACTTTCCCTGCTCGTGGCCGTTCGTTCTGTGCGAACCCTCCACCTCCCGGGTCACTGAGCTCCATCTCGATGGTCTTGGCCTCTCCGGCAAGATCGGTCGTGGCCTCCAGAAGCTCCAGCACTTGAAGGTCCTCTCCCTTTCCGGTAACAACTTCACCGGCACCAGCATAAGTCCCGGTCTCACCCTCCCGAGCAATCTCCAACGGCTCAACCTCAGCAACAACGGGCTCTCGGGCCGGATCCCTACTTCTCTTATCAATATGAGCTCTATTGCTTTCATTGATCTCTCTGGGAATTCATTCTCTGGTCCCCTCCCTGACGACTTCTTCACGGGCTGTCTCTCTCTCCGGTACATCTCCTTGGCAGATAACATGCTCGAAGGTCCGATCCCGAGCACATTGTCTTCATGCTCCCTTGTTAACAACCTTGACTTCTCCAACAACCGGTTCACAGGCATCCCGAACTTCGCTTCCGGGTTTTGGAcaatgcaaaggctccgggtGTTGGATCTTGCAAATAACAGACTCTCAGGTTCCGTACCCAGCGGAGTGCCAGCCCTCCACAACTTGAAGCAGTTGATTCTTAAAGGCAATCAGTTCTCGGGCCCCTTACCTGCTGATCTCGGGCTGTGCCCGCACTTGAGCGTGTTGGATTTCAGCAACAATCTCTTCACGGGAGAACTGCCCGAATCCATCCAACGGTTAAACTTCCTCACTTCTCTTAGCTTCTCCAGTAACCTGCTCACTGGGGATTTTCCTGATTGGATTGGTAACATGACCAGTCTTGAAAGCATAGAATTCTCAAGGAACCGGTTCACGGGAAGCCTCGCCACATCGATGGCTAACCTCCAGGCACTCAAGCTTTTGAGCATATCCGAGAATGGAATAACTGGAAGCATCCCGAGCTCTCTGGTTTCCTGTTCGAAATTATCAGTCATCAGGTTAAGAAGAAATAGCCTAACTGGTCAGATACCAGAAAATTTGTTCAACCTGGGATTGGAGGAAGTTGATATTTCCAACAATGCACTCGTCGGTTCAATTCCAGCGGGTGCGAGCAAGTTTCTCTACTCCCTTCAGATTTTGGATCTGTCGGGAAACAATTTGACCGGCGTTATTCCAGAAGAGATGGGCCTGTTTTCGAGTTTGAGGTACTTAAACCTATCATGGAACAAACTGCATTCGAAGATTCCCTCAGAGTTTGGATACTTTCAGAACTTGACAATATTGGATCTTCGGAATAATGGCTTTTATGGTTCGATTCCTGGGGATATATGCAATTCTGGAAGCATGGGCATTCTACAGCTAGATGGTAATTCCTTCACGGGCCCGATTCCTGAAGAGATTGGAAACTGCTCTTCTCTCTACCTGCT GAGCCTCTCACACAATCACTTGAGTGGTCCTATACCGAACTCTCTCTCAACATTGAGCAACCTCAGGATCCTAAAATTGGAGTTCAACGAGCTGATTGGTGAGATACCCCAGTCGCTTGGTAAGCTAGAAAATCTCCTTGCTGTGAACATGTCCTACAATCGACTTATTGGAAGGTTGCCTACTGGAGGAATTTTCCCGAGCTTAGATGAAAGTGCCCTGCAGGGTAATCTTGGGATCTGCTCACCCTTGCTGTCAGGCCCTTGCCAGATGAATGTCCCAAAGCCACTAGTCCTCGACCCGTATGCATATGGCAACCAAATAGATGGCCATAAGGACAGGGACGGCGAATCAAGCTCTTCCTCATTGCACCATCATGTGTTCCTCAGCGTCTCTGCAATTGTTGCTATTTCGGCTGCTCTGCTGATTGCTTGTGGAGTGATCGCGATAACTGTTTTAAATGCGTCTGCTCGGAGAAGGCTTGCATTTGTTAATGCTGCTCTAGAGAGCATGTgctcaagctcctcaagatCGGGAAGTCTTGCCTCAGGAAGGCTCATAATGTTCGACTCCAAGTCAGCTTCCCATGAGAGTATTAGCAATCCCCAGGCGCTGCTAAACAAGGCCTCTGAGATTGGGGAGGGTGTCTTCGGGACAGTCTACAAGGTTCCACTGGGAGTGCAGGGAAGAATAGTAGCCATTAAGAGGCTTATCACATCGACATTAACCCAATACCAGGAGGACTTTGACAGAGAAGTGCGAGTCCTCGGAAAGGCAAGGCACCCGAATTTGATTTCCCTAAGAGGGTATTATTGGACCCCGCAGCAACAACTCTTGGTCACCGATTACACCCCAAACGGAAGCTTACAGTCCAAGCTGCACGAAAGGCTTCCCTCTACGCCACCACTTTCCTGGGCGGTCCGTTTCAAGATCATTGTCGGGACGGCCAAGGGGCTCTCCCACCTCCACCACTCGATCCGGCCACCAATCATTCACTACAACCTGAAACCAAGCAACATCTTACTGGATGAGAATTTCAACCCCAAGATCGCAGACTTTGGGCTTGCGAGGCTCCTGACGAAGCTCGACAGGCATGTTATGAGCAACCGGTTTCAGAGCGCCCCGGGCTATGTCGCACCAGAGCTAGCGTGCCAGAGCCTGAGGGTCAATGAGAAATGCGACGTCTATGGCTTCGGGATATTGATCCTTGAGCTGGTGATGGGCAGGAGGCCGGTGGAATACGGCGAAGACAATGTTGTGATTCTCTGCGATCATGTGAGGGCTCTGCTTGAGCAAGGCAACGTGTTGGATAGCGTGGACCTGAGCATGGGCGAGTACCCAGAGGACGAGGTATTGCCAGTCCTGAAGCTTGCTCTGGTGTGTACCTCTCAGATACCTTCCAGCAGGCCCTCAATGGCAGAAGTTGTGCAAATACTTCAAGTCATCAGGACCCCAGTCCCACACAGAATGGATGCATTTTAA